A genome region from Cryptosporidium parvum Iowa II chromosome 8, whole genome shotgun sequence includes the following:
- a CDS encoding hypothetical protein (similar to CCAAT-box transcription factor), giving the protein MNNRNKNMKGGANFRENVKYGTSRRVSSRQGRFNEKIFEKFQVIQINSEINDPKEVSKLIRNPWIREFSECDNWQEGGIKLNKFNKLKISLKSELLISSSTISSKLELREKIINDLMILGDEMLNRIREETFKKITPDKDTVWLRNMAQDIKATLKDRTESCSILIQQSPILYINEMKVLQGILGNSTNKTGFLKMIDTILNLLVQDSNLLFPKSRQLNFLQNHEKLQPLLKDHHEITITIFEFVQIYFENFLKQWYLSFTNVLLRMLDDTLWTIRKKIITVIYHLSSSIMEQRYFLVNSLVHKFGDKEDKVASHSTFLLGELIKNHRDSETLTLVLNILSDHISKNLDIFHKSLNSNPKIHTINQVTFRNIYRLILFISEIKLSKNYNYFSLDINQQNNNITNYPPPIKILKLCLSSLKVIVESKTWDYHTKNKNQVSIVKQPLYRLLRVTLNCINRSLPYAEVQIKIINDKSSKQLLQEFETNYIPKLYYLCHNIQCGSIRIVILGVLYRISNILNILSDRYYRLLYSQLLYRPIYISKNKKLLVFLIWQIVNNPEIHYKVSLSLLKRSIQISVHNNDISMLTCFLIILVNVINYNQFHTNLIQGKNKKDKKNHSQEIFKNDDLETSNIKSLSGTFKEIILKSDDIIINEDEDENFIDIQLDDDDDDDDDDKGDKKEKLNYNNMNNNKNNSQIVNYMQKDDVSKKVLYDFTKRDPKYANSENIHFWEFELLKTYYHPLIVELVYKSILICEDNNNNNNNNKREYCQSILRFLKNFKLSNQIQTRNNNMNIDGDKENNPIVRIFELCSLSLFMQILSYNPIDLNLILLKSITRKSDVGNNNNNNNNNNSNTSEFKRISNFKKWDNKHIPSYLDFYKIYFQDSMVKAIESYNLNNSDSIENKGGDNFVGDEDDEFDNFEIDYDETSGKMIKSNSKYRQEDLLVDSLVDEFSGLKDREGLIGEEDEEVDNEVNFGQDLDDNDDDIDLLDGVNMDDIDDIDDIDDFDDFEDFDDLDGESDFAGEXX; this is encoded by the coding sequence atgaataatagaaataaaaacaTGAAAGGTGGGGCAAATTTTAGAGAAAATGTGAAATATGGAACTTCAAGAAGAGTTTCATCTCGTCAAGGTCgttttaatgaaaaaatatttgaaaaatttcaaGTAATACAAATCAATTCAGAAATAAATGATCCAAAAGAAGTGAGTAAGTTGATTAGAAATCCATGGATTCGTGAATTTTCAGAGTGTGATAATTGGCAGGAAGGTGggataaaattaaataaattcaacaaattaaaaatatctttaaaatcggaattattaatatcatcatcaacaatatcatcaaaattagaattgagagaaaaaattattaatgatttaatgaTATTAGGGGATGAAATGTTGAATAGAATAAGAGAAGAAACATTTAAGAAAATAACTCCTGATAAAGATACAGTTTGGTTAAGAAATATGGCTCAAGATATAAAAGCTACATTAAAAGATAGAACTGAATCAtgttcaatattaatacaacAAAGTCCAATACTTTATATAAATGAAATGAAGGTATTACAAGGAATATTAGGGAATTCTACTAATAAAACCggttttttgaaaatgattgacactattttaaatcttttgGTTCAAGattctaatttattatttccaaaatcTAGACAACTCAATTTTCTACAAAATCATGAAAAATTACAaccattattaaaagatcaTCATgaaattactattactatttttgaatttgttcaaatatattttgaaaattttcttAAACAATGGTATTTATCATTTACTAAtgtattattaagaatGTTAGATGATACTTTATGGACTATAAGAAAGAAGATTATTACAGTAATATATCATTTATCATCTTCAATTATGGAGCAAAGATATTTTTTAGTTAATTCTTTAGTTCATAAATTTGGAGATAAGGAAGATAAAGTAGCTTCTCATTCAACATTTTTACTTGGAgagttaataaaaaatcatAGAGATTCTGAAACTTTAACATtagttttaaatatattatctgatcatatttcaaagaatttggatatttttcataaatcattaaattcGAATCCAAAAATTCATACAATTAATCAAGTCACTTTTCGTAATATATATCgtctaatattattcatttctGAAATTAAGTTGagtaaaaattataattatttttcattgGATATTAAtcaacaaaataataatattacaaattatCCACCACCaattaaaattcttaaattatGTCTTTCATCACTTAAAGTTATTGTAGAATCAAAAACATGGGATTATCAtactaaaaataaaaatcagGTATCTATAGTAAAACAACCATTATATAGATTATTAAGAGTTACATtaaattgtattaataGATCATTACCATATGCAGAAGTTCAAATCAagattattaatgataaatcatcaaaacaattattacaagaatttgaaactaattatattccaaaattatattatttatgtCATAATATACAATGTGGGTCAATACGTATTGTAATACTTGGTGTATTATATcgtatttcaaatatattaaatatattatcagATCGTTATTATagattattatattcacaattattatatagaccaatatatatatctaaaaataagaaattacttgtatttttaatatgGCAAATAGTGAATAATCCAGAAATTCATTATAAGGTatctttatcattattaaaaagatcAATACAAATTTCTGTAcataataatgatatatCGATGTTGACATgttttttgattattttagttaatgttattaattataatcaatttcatacaaatttgattcaaggtaaaaataaaaaagataaaaaaaatcattctcaagaaatttttaaaaatgatgatCTTGAGACAAGTAATATAAAATCATTATCCGGTAcctttaaagaaattatattaaaaagtgATGATATAATTATCAATGAGGATGAAGATGagaattttattgatattcaattagatgatgatgatgatgatgatgatgatgataaagGAGACAAAAAGGAAAAacttaattataataatatgaataataacaaaaacAATAGTCAAATAGTCAATTACATGCAAAAAGATGACGTGTCAAAAAAAGTTTTATATGATTTTACAAAGAGAGATCCAAAATATGCAAACAGTGagaatattcatttttggGAGTTTGAATTACTAAAGACATATTATCATCCACTAATTGTTGAATTGGTTTATAAGAGTATATTAATATgtgaagataataataataataataataataataagagAGAATATTGTCAGAGTATATTAAgatttttgaagaattttaaattaagtAATCAGATACAaacaagaaataataatatgaatatagATGgagataaagaaaataatccaATAGTAAGGATTTTTGAGTTATgttcattatcattatttatgCAGATTTTGAGTTATAATCCAAtagatttgaatttaatattattaaagagtATTACAAGGAAGAGTGATGttggtaataataataataataataataataataatagtaatacGAGTGAATTTAAACGTATaagtaattttaaaaaatggGATAATAAACATATTCCAAGTTATTTAGACTTTTATAAGATTTATTTCCAAGATTCTATGGTTAAAGCTATAGAAtcttataatttaaataattcagattcaatagaaaataaaggtGGGGATAACTTTGTGGgtgatgaagatgatgaatttgataattttgaaatagatTATGATGAAACTTCTGGTAAAATGATTAAATCTAATAGTAAATATCGTCAAGAAGATTTATTAGTTGATTCTTTAGTTGATGAATTTTCTGGTTTGAAAGATAGAGAAGGTTTAATAGgtgaagaagatgaagagGTGGATAATGAGGTTAATTTTGGACAAGATTTggatgataatgatgatgacATTGATTTACTTGATGGTGTAAATATGGATgatattgatgatattgatgatattgatgattttgatgattttgaaGACTTTGATGACTTGGATGGGGAAAGTGATTTTGCTGGAGAGGASSSctga